The sequence below is a genomic window from Nicotiana tomentosiformis chromosome 6, ASM39032v3, whole genome shotgun sequence.
CCAACGATACGCTAATAATATGTACGATTTCTGTTAATTCTGACcgattatttttcaaaatgggtagaagtaGTTGCCTTTAAACAGGTGCAATAAAAGAAAGTAATGGACTTCATTTGGAGAAATATAATATGTCAATTTGGAGTCCCGAAGGAAATCATTTGTGATAACGGGCCGCAATTCATAGGTGCTAAAGATACTGACTTTttaaaaagttggaaaattaaataaattattccgCCCCTTACCAACTAATGGATAACGGACAAGCTGAGTCAACAACTAAGGTCATCATCAACAACCTAAATAAGCGATTGGAAGAATCAAAAGGAAAGTGGCCAGAAGCACTACCGGGTgtattatgggcttatcgaaTGATGACGAAAACGAGCATGGGAGAAACCCCATTGTCAATTGTTTATAGAACAGAAGCTTTAATCCCAGCGGAGATAGGGGAACCAAGTACAAGGTATACGTACATAAGTGAGGCAACAAACAAAGAAGAGCTTCGAATAAATTTGGATTTGacggaagagaaaagaaaatcaacATTAATTCGGATGGCGGCTCAAAACCAGACTATTGAATGATACTATACCAGGAAGGCGAAGCTGAGGTATTTCAAAATTAGGGACTTCATCCTCAAAAAAGTATTTCGGTCAACACAAGCGGTAAATGCAGGAAAGttgagtccaaattgggaaggcccaTATAGAGGTAAAGGCATTGCTGGAAAAGGAGCGTACGAGTTGGAAACTATGGACGACAAGGTATTACCATCCCATTGGAATGTAGTCCATTTGAAGAAGTATTTCTTATGAAGGGGTTAATACCCATGGTCAGGTATCATGAAAGTTCAATTTTTACTTTGTTTATTAAAGttttactaaccattttagatgataggcaataAGCTAGCCCGTACCAAATGATGAGATTAGACTCAAAAGATACGCGAAATACTTAATTATTTTCGGTCTAGGTTACAACATTTCTGATGGCAAGGGTTAAGCAGTTATCATCTAAAAAGTTACCTCCGAGTCCCGTTCATATTTCCTTTTTCAAGGAAAGGACCAAAAGTAAGAAGTTGATCCAGTGTTCGAGATCTCATGCTTCAATGCTCAAGCAATGGGGGGACTATGCATATGGAAGAGTACACAAGGAAAGAAGATATACAACACAAAAGCATAGCTTAGCCAAAGTAAAAATCTTGAATAAACCTTGAAGAAAATGTTAAATTTTCAAGAGCGTTCAAGCTCACGGAAAGAATGGGCAGTAGAAAGTTGAAGAACCTACAGAATACTCCCACGAGCTTCTAAGTTAAGGCCATAGATTTAATCAAGGGGAAATTTTACCCGTACTTGTAAACCTGCTATAAAGAAAGTAGTTGTGAAAATGTTGTACGAGAATactatttgaaagttcaaaaaataaaacttcttcaaattacttcatatttcatatctttgcatcaatatgaagatgagacgtcatcttcatcAGTGTTGTTAATATAAGAGGGCCCCCTTTTATAAAAAAACCCGTGCATATTAGAGATGCGGTATGTTGAAGCATTTCTAAGGCAAGTATAAGCTCAAGAACATAAACACATTTTTCTCATTTTAACACATTTTGGTATCAAGTGATTAAGTCAAAATGTGTTAAAATGAGAAAA
It includes:
- the LOC138893783 gene encoding uncharacterized protein, giving the protein MDNGQAESTTKVIINNLNKRLEESKGKWPEALPGVLWAYRMMTKTSMGETPLSIVYRTEALIPAEIGEPSTRYTYISEATNKEELRINLDLTEEKRKSTLIRMAAQNQTIE